One genomic segment of Paenibacillus sp. FSL H8-0332 includes these proteins:
- a CDS encoding M3 family oligoendopeptidase — MKQPLSLTWELESIFPGGSASPQFESFLSVLESDIESLRGQVAAAAVPADAASTMLLDPVIELLQSCAGRLTQASEFAGCLGAQNQLDKGAVRLSSKVTGLRAGYEGISSAFDNVLRQTSDAVWTEWMARPEIAPLNFVLSESRSLAREKMSPELESLALELAVDGYHGWSEHYETIVGQIQIPCEEDGEQKLLSAGQAFNKLTDENPEVRSTMFRKWEEAWGGAADYCADTLNHLAGFRLKLYKGRGWEDVLKEPLGINRMSRETLDVMWDVITKSKPALVSYLKRKAEILGLDSLAWVDVDAPVGKSSGKIPYEQAAADIVTQFRKFSPKLADFAERAFDKDWIEVEDRAAKRPGGFCVSFPESKESRIFMTYSGTPSNVSTLAHELGHAYHSFLLEDQPLFNQNYAMNVAETASTFAEVIVSDAQVKSASDHEEKLALLEAKIQNSVAFFMNIHARFLFETRFYEMRKAGLVSSEELSALMEEAQKEAFCGVLSEYHPHFWASKLHFYITDVPFYNFPYTVGYMFSTGLYRLALQEGASFADKYDSLLQDTGVMTLEDLVSKHLGVDLSKPDFWQGAVDLIVADINEFLEMTEQRG; from the coding sequence ATGAAACAACCTTTATCACTGACATGGGAACTGGAATCGATTTTTCCGGGAGGCTCTGCTTCTCCGCAGTTTGAGAGCTTCCTGAGTGTGCTCGAATCTGACATTGAGAGCTTACGCGGACAGGTGGCTGCCGCTGCTGTACCGGCTGATGCGGCCTCGACGATGCTGCTGGACCCGGTCATTGAGCTGCTGCAGAGCTGCGCGGGCCGCCTTACACAGGCGTCGGAATTCGCCGGTTGTCTGGGTGCGCAGAATCAGCTCGACAAGGGGGCTGTGAGACTGTCCTCCAAGGTGACGGGGCTGCGCGCCGGATATGAGGGCATCAGCTCTGCCTTCGATAACGTGCTGCGTCAGACCTCTGACGCGGTATGGACGGAGTGGATGGCCCGGCCGGAGATTGCCCCGCTGAATTTTGTGCTCAGTGAGAGCCGGAGTCTGGCCCGTGAGAAGATGAGCCCGGAGCTGGAGAGCCTGGCACTGGAGCTTGCAGTTGACGGCTATCATGGCTGGAGCGAGCATTACGAGACGATTGTCGGACAGATCCAGATTCCTTGTGAAGAAGACGGGGAACAGAAGCTGCTCTCTGCCGGGCAAGCCTTCAACAAGCTGACGGATGAGAATCCGGAGGTCCGCAGTACGATGTTCCGCAAATGGGAAGAGGCCTGGGGCGGCGCGGCCGACTATTGTGCAGATACATTGAATCATCTGGCAGGCTTCCGCCTGAAGCTGTATAAAGGCCGCGGCTGGGAGGATGTGCTGAAGGAGCCGCTGGGCATCAACCGTATGTCCCGTGAGACCCTGGATGTGATGTGGGATGTTATTACGAAGAGTAAGCCAGCCCTGGTATCCTATCTTAAGCGCAAAGCGGAAATTCTGGGTCTGGACTCACTCGCCTGGGTCGATGTGGATGCGCCAGTCGGCAAGTCCTCCGGCAAAATTCCCTATGAACAGGCAGCCGCCGACATCGTGACCCAGTTCCGCAAATTCAGTCCGAAGCTGGCGGATTTCGCCGAGCGTGCCTTCGACAAGGACTGGATCGAGGTAGAAGACCGGGCCGCTAAGCGTCCGGGGGGCTTCTGTGTCTCCTTCCCGGAGAGCAAGGAATCCCGTATATTCATGACTTACAGCGGTACGCCGTCCAATGTATCCACACTTGCGCATGAGCTGGGTCATGCCTATCATTCCTTCCTGCTGGAGGACCAGCCGCTGTTCAACCAGAACTATGCGATGAACGTGGCGGAGACGGCTTCTACCTTTGCGGAGGTCATTGTGTCGGATGCACAGGTGAAATCGGCGTCGGACCACGAAGAAAAGCTGGCGCTGCTTGAAGCGAAGATCCAGAACAGTGTGGCATTCTTCATGAATATCCATGCCCGCTTCTTGTTCGAGACCCGCTTCTATGAGATGCGCAAGGCTGGTCTTGTAAGCAGCGAGGAATTGTCCGCGCTGATGGAGGAAGCCCAGAAGGAAGCCTTCTGCGGGGTTCTCTCCGAATATCATCCTCATTTCTGGGCGTCCAAGCTACATTTCTATATCACGGATGTGCCGTTCTACAACTTCCCGTATACGGTAGGGTATATGTTCAGTACCGGCCTATACCGGCTTGCGCTGCAAGAAGGGGCATCCTTTGCCGATAAATATGACAGCCTGCTGCAGGATACCGGAGTGATGACGCTGGAGGATCTGGTGTCGAAGCATCTGGGCGTGGATCTGTCCAAGCCGGATTTCTGGCAGGGGGCTGTGGATTTAATCGTTGCCGATATTAATGAATTCCTGGAAATGACGGAACAACGCGGCTAA
- the trpS gene encoding tryptophan--tRNA ligase encodes MTKKVLSGIQPSGSLTLGNYIGAIKNFVKLQKEYECYFMVVDLHAITVAQDPAALRENSESVAALYLAAGIDPSIAHVYMQSHVPQHAELGWILTTLTAMGELERMTQFKDKSAGKESVGAGLFVYPSLMAADILVYNADLVPVGEDQKQHLELTRDLAGRFNHRFGEFFTIPEPYIPEVGARIMSLDDGTKKMSKSDPNPGSRINLLDPPDVIRKKISRATTDSGREVVFDQAGKPEISNLMSIYAECSGMSLQQIADQYEGQMYGGFKKELAEVVVALLEPIQQRYQDIRSSGMLSDILAQGAENARMNAARTLEGVKGRMGFLPARLS; translated from the coding sequence ATGACTAAAAAAGTATTGTCGGGCATACAGCCCAGCGGTTCACTCACACTCGGTAATTATATCGGGGCAATCAAGAATTTCGTCAAGCTTCAAAAGGAATACGAATGTTACTTCATGGTGGTCGATCTGCATGCCATTACGGTAGCCCAGGACCCCGCAGCCTTGCGCGAGAATTCGGAATCGGTAGCCGCCCTGTATCTGGCCGCAGGCATTGATCCGTCCATTGCGCATGTCTACATGCAGTCCCACGTGCCGCAGCATGCCGAGCTAGGCTGGATTCTGACGACTCTTACTGCTATGGGTGAGCTGGAGCGGATGACACAGTTCAAGGATAAGTCGGCAGGTAAAGAATCCGTGGGCGCAGGTCTGTTCGTCTATCCGTCGTTGATGGCCGCCGATATTCTGGTCTACAATGCGGATCTGGTACCGGTAGGCGAAGACCAGAAGCAGCATTTGGAGCTGACCCGGGACCTTGCGGGACGCTTCAATCACCGGTTCGGTGAATTCTTTACGATCCCTGAGCCTTACATTCCAGAAGTCGGGGCGCGGATCATGTCCCTGGATGACGGCACCAAGAAGATGAGTAAAAGCGATCCTAATCCCGGCAGCAGAATCAATCTTCTGGACCCGCCTGATGTGATCCGCAAAAAGATCAGCCGGGCTACAACGGATTCCGGACGTGAGGTCGTCTTCGACCAGGCGGGTAAGCCGGAGATCAGCAACCTGATGAGCATCTATGCCGAGTGCTCGGGAATGAGCCTGCAGCAGATTGCCGACCAGTATGAAGGTCAAATGTACGGCGGCTTCAAAAAAGAGCTGGCTGAAGTAGTCGTAGCCCTGCTTGAGCCGATCCAGCAAAGATACCAGGACATCCGCAGCTCAGGGATGCTTAGCGATATTCTAGCTCAGGGCGCTGAGAATGCGCGTATGAATGCCGCACGGACGCTGGAGGGCGTGAAGGGACGGATGGGCTTCCTGCCTGCCCGCCTAAGTTAA
- a CDS encoding DUF2225 domain-containing protein has translation MPELIPLYSIKVTCCNCEHEFSTSRVRPSLKKAIRRDADFCSYYKAENPDYYVVRVCPKCGFASTENSADKLADWQRKSFDAQVGRRWQARDFGEKRSWEEALETYKLALICAQSIKDKERIIASLLHHIAWLYRYQGDSVQEQRFLAYSLDEYVKVFETDSSGGNDARLMYLIGELNRRIGEFAAAVRWFSRVINDQRITDAAMIRASREQWAILREQMRGLDVDPDGLPAGT, from the coding sequence GTGCCGGAATTAATACCGCTGTACTCGATTAAGGTTACCTGCTGTAACTGTGAACATGAATTTTCAACCTCAAGAGTACGTCCCAGCCTCAAAAAAGCCATCCGCCGCGATGCGGACTTCTGCTCCTATTATAAGGCGGAGAATCCCGATTATTATGTGGTACGGGTCTGTCCGAAGTGCGGCTTTGCCTCCACGGAGAACTCAGCAGACAAGCTGGCCGACTGGCAGCGGAAGTCCTTCGATGCCCAAGTAGGAAGACGGTGGCAGGCCCGCGACTTCGGAGAGAAGCGTAGCTGGGAGGAAGCCCTGGAGACGTACAAGCTGGCCCTGATCTGCGCGCAGAGCATTAAGGACAAGGAACGTATTATAGCAAGCCTGCTTCACCATATTGCCTGGCTGTACCGTTATCAAGGGGATTCGGTGCAGGAGCAGCGTTTCCTGGCCTATTCGCTGGATGAGTATGTGAAGGTGTTTGAGACTGATTCATCCGGTGGTAATGATGCGCGGCTGATGTATCTGATTGGTGAGTTGAACCGCCGGATTGGGGAGTTCGCCGCTGCTGTGCGGTGGTTCTCAAGGGTTATTAATGACCAGCGGATTACGGATGCGGCCATGATCCGGGCTTCGCGCGAGCAATGGGCCATTCTGCGTGAGCAGATGCGCGGGCTGGACGTTGATCCGGACGGGCTTCCCGCAGGTACATAG
- a CDS encoding YycC family protein, whose translation MKPLQISPETAIILSKQLGVPLEHLMHMPQHILLQKIAELSKKAAGEAPEGSAAPSDEKDKQ comes from the coding sequence GTGAAGCCACTGCAAATATCGCCGGAGACGGCCATTATCTTATCGAAACAACTCGGCGTTCCGCTGGAACACCTGATGCATATGCCCCAACATATCCTGCTGCAAAAGATCGCTGAATTATCCAAGAAGGCCGCTGGTGAGGCCCCCGAAGGCAGCGCTGCTCCCTCTGATGAGAAGGACAAGCAATGA
- a CDS encoding aldose 1-epimerase, with translation MKQVTKGQWNGYDTYILHSRELEVTLLPRLGNNVISLWDRIMERQILRQPDESDLASYMQKPYHFGLPLLVPPGRIRGGSFVFDGTSYQFDRNAGEHHIHGLHRAQAWCVSDIEEDEEGCAVTTEFITTDDPEWIRQFPEPLKLEMTFRLQDDRLQQTLRVTHLGTKRVPFGAGYHTWFMLDGTPSRWNVTLPAEAVCELSEELLPTGQLLPLGELEGLPTRLNLQGADLDTVLRIAERQPAEAVLLREDGYGLRYSSDPEFFRHWILYTKGEADQFLCIEPLTCLPDAPNLQQDASLTGLITLEPGQTLVLGNTLQMIYPK, from the coding sequence ATGAAACAGGTGACCAAAGGACAGTGGAATGGTTATGATACGTATATTTTGCATAGCCGCGAACTGGAAGTCACACTTCTGCCCCGGCTGGGTAATAACGTAATTTCATTATGGGACCGCATTATGGAGCGGCAAATCCTCCGTCAGCCGGATGAGAGCGACCTGGCTTCCTATATGCAGAAACCTTATCACTTCGGCCTGCCGCTCCTGGTGCCGCCAGGGCGTATACGCGGCGGGAGCTTCGTGTTCGACGGCACAAGCTATCAGTTCGACCGGAATGCGGGAGAACATCATATTCACGGATTGCACCGCGCCCAGGCCTGGTGTGTCAGCGATATTGAAGAGGACGAGGAAGGCTGTGCGGTCACCACTGAATTCATAACCACGGATGATCCGGAGTGGATCAGACAATTCCCCGAGCCGCTGAAGCTTGAAATGACCTTCCGTCTGCAGGATGACCGGCTCCAGCAGACGCTCAGGGTCACTCATCTCGGCACCAAGCGTGTTCCTTTCGGCGCAGGCTATCATACCTGGTTCATGCTGGACGGAACGCCCTCCCGCTGGAATGTTACCCTTCCTGCCGAAGCTGTCTGTGAGCTGAGTGAGGAACTTCTGCCTACCGGACAGCTATTGCCGCTTGGTGAGCTGGAGGGCCTGCCTACCCGCCTTAATCTTCAAGGTGCGGACCTGGATACCGTCCTGCGTATAGCCGAGCGCCAGCCTGCTGAGGCTGTACTGCTGCGGGAAGATGGCTACGGGCTTCGTTATTCATCCGATCCTGAGTTCTTCCGTCACTGGATTCTCTATACCAAAGGCGAAGCTGACCAGTTCCTGTGCATTGAACCGCTCACCTGCCTTCCGGATGCGCCTAATCTGCAGCAGGACGCTTCCCTCACCGGGCTGATCACGCTTGAACCCGGCCAGACACTTGTTCTGGGTAATACCCTGCAGATGATTTATCCGAAATGA
- a CDS encoding globin produces MNPKESLYDSLGGAEGIHRLVTVFYSKVQRHPQLSPLFPEDITPVLEKQYQFLSQFFGGPALFSEQHGHPMMRARHMHIPITPALAEDWLACMKAALEETGVEESLRTFVLSRLAGPAHHFVNMPHE; encoded by the coding sequence ATGAATCCGAAAGAGAGCCTGTATGACAGCCTGGGAGGCGCTGAGGGGATACACCGCCTGGTGACTGTGTTTTATTCCAAGGTGCAGCGTCACCCGCAGCTCAGCCCGTTATTCCCTGAAGATATTACTCCGGTGCTGGAGAAGCAATATCAGTTCTTGAGCCAATTTTTTGGAGGCCCTGCCCTGTTTTCCGAGCAGCACGGCCATCCCATGATGCGAGCCAGACATATGCATATCCCCATCACTCCTGCTCTGGCAGAGGATTGGCTCGCCTGCATGAAGGCGGCGCTGGAGGAGACCGGTGTGGAGGAGTCCCTGCGTACGTTTGTCCTGAGCCGGCTGGCGGGTCCCGCCCATCATTTTGTCAATATGCCCCATGAATAA
- a CDS encoding O-methyltransferase, protein MDLVFHELQEELSGLNSGTVFVQIRNNIIGKFGVRHNPLAGRSGSFAAEQEGLTSGQQSSFRVMALESLKYKKRWTHGEISYEFAVRQGMVVVDATLESNYNMANLMIRYPRSSHGDASDQSFG, encoded by the coding sequence ATGGATCTGGTATTTCATGAGCTGCAGGAGGAATTGTCAGGACTGAATTCAGGAACCGTATTTGTACAGATCAGGAATAATATCATCGGTAAATTCGGGGTCCGCCATAATCCGCTCGCCGGACGCAGCGGAAGCTTCGCAGCCGAGCAGGAGGGGCTGACTTCCGGCCAGCAATCCTCATTCCGCGTCATGGCGCTGGAGAGCCTGAAGTATAAGAAACGGTGGACGCATGGAGAGATCAGCTACGAATTCGCTGTACGCCAGGGCATGGTGGTGGTGGATGCCACACTGGAGTCCAATTACAATATGGCGAACCTGATGATCCGCTATCCGCGCAGCAGTCACGGCGATGCCTCGGACCAATCCTTCGGCTGA
- a CDS encoding alpha/beta-type small acid-soluble spore protein — MGQAGQQSRGSRSNNLVVPQANAALQQLKYEAAQELGVTIPADGYYGNYTSRETGSLGGYITKRLVQLAEQQLSGRS, encoded by the coding sequence ATGGGTCAAGCAGGTCAACAAAGTCGTGGTAGCCGTTCTAACAACCTGGTCGTTCCTCAAGCGAATGCAGCGCTGCAGCAGTTGAAATATGAAGCAGCACAAGAGCTTGGAGTAACTATCCCGGCTGACGGTTATTATGGGAACTATACCTCCCGCGAAACTGGTTCTTTGGGAGGATATATCACCAAACGTCTGGTACAACTGGCAGAGCAACAACTGTCCGGTCGTTCGTAA
- the ylbJ gene encoding sporulation integral membrane protein YlbJ has translation MTLNKIASPLLGIVLAGCMLLMLVHPASSLDAALRGLAVWWDVLFPSLFPFFVISEIMLGFGIVHLFGALLDPLMRPLFNIPGSGGFALAMGYVSGYPVGAKLTAKLREQGMISRIEGERLVAFTTSSDPIFLLGAVSVGFFHDASLGLVLALAHYGGGLIVGLLMSFHGRGRPEEADTNAILTTPASSSASLEGQGSGRLRSALNAMADARRVDGRSLGELLKSAVTSSLQLIIVVGGLVVFFNVLMELLARAGVMSALFSMTGRMLSLAGFPPELSAALVSGLFEVTLGARAAGEAAGGVPLQYKAAAAVFILSWGGLSVHAQVASILNGTGLRYLPFMAARLVHALLSAGLLLLLWKPVVRSGLAGQWTLLPAASGLAAPESALLSSVSLLCLLLAFMLVLSLVVLLLGKLRRPPYVRR, from the coding sequence ATGACCCTGAACAAAATCGCCAGCCCCCTGCTCGGAATCGTGCTGGCGGGCTGTATGCTGCTGATGCTGGTGCATCCCGCAAGCTCTCTGGATGCAGCGCTGCGCGGGCTCGCCGTCTGGTGGGATGTGCTGTTTCCCTCGCTGTTCCCGTTCTTCGTCATCTCTGAAATCATGCTGGGCTTCGGCATTGTCCATCTCTTCGGCGCTCTGCTTGATCCGCTGATGCGCCCGCTCTTCAATATACCCGGCAGCGGAGGCTTTGCCCTAGCGATGGGATATGTATCAGGATACCCTGTAGGCGCGAAATTAACCGCCAAGCTGCGCGAGCAGGGAATGATTAGCCGAATTGAAGGCGAGCGGCTCGTCGCCTTCACAACCTCCTCGGACCCGATTTTTCTGCTGGGTGCGGTCTCTGTGGGGTTCTTTCATGACGCCTCTCTGGGGCTTGTGCTTGCCCTTGCCCATTACGGAGGAGGGCTGATTGTAGGTCTGCTGATGTCCTTCCATGGCCGAGGCAGGCCGGAAGAAGCGGATACGAACGCCATCCTTACCACTCCAGCCAGCTCTTCTGCATCTCTGGAAGGACAAGGCTCCGGCAGGCTGCGGTCTGCGCTGAACGCGATGGCAGACGCGCGCCGGGTAGACGGCAGGAGTCTCGGCGAGCTGCTTAAGAGCGCTGTTACCTCCTCACTCCAGCTTATTATCGTTGTCGGCGGCCTGGTTGTCTTCTTCAACGTGCTGATGGAGCTGCTAGCCCGTGCCGGTGTAATGTCCGCCCTGTTCAGCATGACCGGGCGGATGCTGTCGCTGGCCGGCTTCCCGCCTGAACTCTCTGCGGCCCTGGTCAGCGGCTTATTCGAGGTGACGCTGGGCGCCCGGGCGGCGGGCGAAGCTGCCGGAGGGGTTCCGCTGCAATATAAGGCTGCTGCCGCAGTGTTCATTCTCTCCTGGGGCGGCTTATCTGTTCATGCACAGGTTGCCAGTATCCTGAACGGCACCGGACTGCGCTATCTCCCTTTCATGGCCGCCCGTCTGGTACATGCCCTGCTCTCAGCGGGTCTGCTTCTCCTGCTCTGGAAGCCGGTGGTCCGCTCGGGGCTTGCCGGACAGTGGACCCTACTCCCCGCTGCCTCCGGGCTGGCCGCTCCAGAATCCGCCCTGCTCAGCAGCGTCAGCCTGCTCTGCCTGCTGCTGGCCTTCATGCTTGTCCTGTCGCTTGTGGTTCTGCTGCTGGGTAAGCTGCGGCGGCCTCCCTATGTCCGCAGGTAA